The sequence TGTCCAGACAAAAGTTCAACACATGCCATTATAAAACAAAGCCtgtaaacacatttcaggtGTTTCTGCAATCACTTCAGATTATCTGAGTGAAAGAAACAACTTGCAGGTGCATATTTGCTGTGTGTCAGTTCCTGTGTTAGTCCTTTAGATAACTTCTGAACTACTTTCTGATTGTACTAAAGCTATCACAGTTTCATCAGTATGAACTACGGCATGATACTGGTAAAAATGAACCATGGTTTTGATATACCATGGTGGCAAACTTCTTACTCTTTGCATACCTTAAAGCTGAGATATGTCTTGACTTGAGAAATCTGACTGTTTATCTCTTCGCTCTGTTTGTGTTAAATGGTCAATAGACCTGAATGATATGAGAAAAGTATGAGTATGCTGTATGTGATTACATTGTACAGTTTTGCAATGACAATATGAAGTATGATAAACAGATATTGAGATGTTTATTTTGGCTATGACTCACAGTGCTTTCTTATCTGCACGGTGCCTTTATTTACAGCATGTTTTTTCTGAattcaaataaaccaaaaaagcagggtttttttaatcatttaactaGCACTGACAAATTCATGAATCGTGAAACTGGTGCTGCTCACTATTACAAAGACGCTGATTTTCTTTTAGGCTCAATGCTTCAAAGTTCTCCCTATTGCTGCCATTGTTGTATGTCATTTCCCCCCTTAATGTTGCTTATTTGTCATTGAAACTGTGGATCAAGGGTTCAGTCAATggattatcagggattaatggataTTCACATACCAAGGGACTGCATTGTAGTGTGTAGGTCCATAAGGGCGTGATGTCATGAGTCAGTTCTGAGCCAAAGAGTCCAAAACTCTAAAGAGATGCTGTTCCCACAACTACGGGTAAGGTTGGTTGGACAGAAATGAAGATATGCTTTTTGTTGAGTCACAGGATTCTGCAGTAACATGTCAGCAGATGGTGCGTACCAGTATACATTGTGTGTACACAACCAATCCAGTCTGGATGCAGACATCCAAGACCACCTTTGTATGTAGCCTGAGCTATCAGATATTTCCCTACTCACTGTGGTATGTGCTCACAAAAAATTTGGATCACCATTTGGCATCCAAATAACCAAATTGGATTTAAATCCATGGAAATGCATTGTATAAACAGGGTCTCAGGGGttgtctctgttgtttttaGTGCAGTTGCTAAAAAAGGTCCTTGTGTGTGACCTCACTCTCCAGACTGGTTTGGAGAATCCTGACACTCATCCTTAGTTAACCTGTAATCTGTAAAACGATCTTGTGTCAACATACCGTGTCTCTAATCCAACCTCAGTGTTCCCGCCATTCAGACTGATGGTTAGAGTTTACTGCTTCTAAACAGTGTGCCATTATCTGCAGTCTGCAGTCTGAAAACTAAGTAAAATGGACCAGGTTTCATTTACACAACCAGAAATCCCTAATTCCTTTCCATGTTTGCATCTTTCTTAATTTACCGAAATAGAAAAACTACGGGAAAAGAAAACTAGCACCACTTTCCATCACAATTTACGCTGGCTTTTGCTAGGAGGACTTTTATCATGGGTGAACTGATTATTACATTTGTGGATCTTAAGGATCAGGTCAaccatgttttaaaatatgttaatatttacttttctctcatattcactaaatgttttgaaattttacatGGCATTAGTAATCTGAGGCTTAAGTGTCATCTCCAGCTGGAGTTGGACTAAATCCAAATAGACACATCAATCAGGTCTGACAAATCACTACGCTGTCATCTTGGTCAATAATTTTGTCTTCTCTGAGTCGATGGTAATTAATGAAACTGCCTCAGTTCTCAGTAAAAATCCTTTCAGACATCCATAAAAGCTGTTTACTGAATGGGATATGCAATCCTTTGCCTCCTGATTGTATGCACActgttttgggatttttttcaccCTTCTCATTTTTCCTCCGTCTCTGTTTTGATACCAGGTCACGCTCTGCAGTGCTACAAATGCAGCCTTGGCTTCTGGAATGTGTGCATAACCTCTAAAACCACATGTGAAAGCGGAGAACAGTGCTTCAGTGGTATCGGGACAGCAGGTAAGGAGCTCGGAAGAAAACAATCTTACTGGACCACATTCTACTAAAGGACGGCTGTCATCGCTGTCATAAAAAACACACTAGTAGTGTTCTGAAAATACAAAGCTCTTTAATGGAAACAACAGAGGAGTTTGACGCTTGTGGAAATATTTTCATCTACTTGCATGACTACTGTCACAGAAAAACATGCTCTTGATAGATAAGTAAAATAGATGGTTCATAACAAGTGAACTTTTAACTCTAGGGGATTTTTCTGGCAATGCTACAAGTCATGTGGAAAGATTGTAGATTAGCTCATCTAATGTTCAAGTAAGGAGGTAAGAAGACAATCAGCCTACTCAGTAAAAATTATTACACTACTGTTTTTAGTTTTGGAATTATAATGCGGCATGACTCACCATTCTGCACAATATTTACCTGCCTGTCGACAAGCATGCAATTGTACACCTAGTTATataagatttttgttttgtagaAATCAGATTATTTGTATGATTTTGGCCCTCCTTGATCAATAGATGCATCCAAAGCGGTTAGGCTATTCAGAATTAAGACACTGTGGAATGCTTCGTTTGACCAATCAGAAAAAAGTATTCAACAAAGCCTTGCCATAACAAACTGCTTCTTATGGTGGACAGACTGATGCTTCTTTTATTCCCAGTAAAAGTCCCCAAAATCTGTTTATGACTACCAGGATATAACTTGAGTTGAATTGGAGTGATGGCAGAAAGCCCAGAGGGTAAACTTCTGCCAAAACAATGTGAATGGGAAGGAGGCTTTGCCAGTACTAAAGGACATGGCAGAAGTTTGCTTTGAAAGATATCAGAAAGCCTTCTCCCTGTTATTTGTGTCCTGTCAGGACTGGCTGAAGAAAAGATTATATTTTCAGTGAAAAGGAAAGGTCTCCTGACTGAAATCCAGTTTAATTAACCCCAACACAAATATTGAATCTCTTTTACAATCTGAAAATCTTTTGTGGTTTTCAGTTTGGGTTTAGGGTTTGAAGTTAAAGTGGGCAGCTGCTATTGTTAGCTAAGCATAATGAAACAGCTATTCAGATGGCCAGATGGCAGCTAATGAGCAATTGTGCTAACTTGCTAAACAAAAATGCTGTTCAGATAGCTTAAAAAGAAGtttagataaataaagttaaaagcACTGCTCAAAAAATGCAGTTAGCTTAAATTAAGTGGTCGGGCTAATTTTagctaaatataaatatcaaaaGGATTGTTCACATAGCTAATAAGTAGTTGTGGTAGTTAGCAAGCAAGCTGTTGAAGTAGTTAGCCAGCGTCAGTGAAAGGGCAACAGGTTCAGATAGCTACAAATGAAAGACCATACCATCAGTCATTGTTGATGGGAGTGGTTAACGTGACAAGAAAATGGAAAGAAATTTGAGTCACCACTGCTTTCAGCTTAACATTAACCACTTTCTTTTGTGTCTGATAAATTATCAATGCCTTTCTTTTCTGACACAATTACTTCAGGATCTTTTAAACGCTGATCATGATCGATGGCAATGTTGACTCACAATAAAGCAACCCAAGGTCAAACAGGCTGGATCAATATTTCTTTCAATGGGGAGCAAATCCACCAGTCTCAGAGCTTAGGTATCCACCATgacataaatgaatgaatgtaagAAAACATAATTCATGATTATGTAACGGATGATTTCTGAGAccagttttaaaattttaaaagaacTTTGCTGAATCCTGGCGCTTTGGTATTgatacatttagaataaagtaCTCATTCTGTTAGTCAAAGGtatcttgatttttgttttgtagttttCTGTCATTTAAGTTGTTGATcctgctgatttttttcatataagcttaagaaacacattaaaaaaacagaaatataagtGACTTATAATGAAAGTCCATTGTTTAGCTCTGATTGTTGATTAGGAATTTTAGTTTAAATTGGGTTTACTCTGCTGCCCTGAtgaatcaatcaataaatcttCTGATTTCTAAAaatttcggggggggggggggggctctgaAAGATGCCGGATTTAGTTTTACTACTGCGTAAGTTCTCTTTTCTTCCTTGTGTGGGAATTTCCCCTCCATTAGACAGCGCAGCCAAGACAGATGTGGAGCAGAGGAGGGGGACCTTTTCaattggttgaaaaaaaaaactacctgCTGTCTGGATAAAGATAGTAATATTCATTAGAAGGAATAAGAAGCAGCAACAGAGCAGCAACTTGCAGAAGCAGTTTTCTGTCTGTCATGGTGGCTCTGTCATGAGTTACTAGTTCTGTTGTATACtcaaaaagtacatttttcttaaaacactggCACCCTTTCGCTCACTATGAACAAAACAggccttgttttgttttctaaataAGATTTTGATCGGGACTTATTAGGTGAATTTGGCCTAAAATACAAGCAATGGGATAGTTATGACTAGAATTAGACATGCACTTGTTCAGAAGTGAGATTTATTTGGTTTAATATATAGCTTCAGAGTAAAGAGAAAAGCAATAATTATGCGATTTATTTgtattggtttaaaaaaagctgaaaatctTAACAGACTCTTGAAAGGGAAAGGTGCAGGATAAGGCTTAAAATGGAAAGGAAATGTTTGGTCTTTAAGAATTtgtttaaaggtggaaaaaatgaaacatactAAACAAACTTCTATCACAGTGAGATTATATATGTCAGTGTGTAACTTAACCAAATACTTCAGTTAACTGCAAAAAACATACACTGACAGTGACTGTGTTTGCTGTCGTTTCACAGCTGGGTTTGTGAATATCTCCATGAAGGGCTGCCTAAAATTGGCTGAATGCAACACGACCAAAGACGTGACCTTCCCCGGCAGCGACCCCAACTCCACCTCCGTCTACTCCATGACAAAGACTTGCTGCAACACTGAGCTATGCAACACTGCGCCAGGTCTGCCCGGCTCCTCTGGGCTGAGCCTGACTCTGGCCACCGTCACTGCTCTGTTTGTGGCCAACGTCCTGGTTTGACAAAACAAATGATAAAGGATGACAGAgtacaaacacataaaaaaacacacacatgggTCTTGAGTTTACTTTCCTTGAGGTGTATTGTTCCTTTTTGTTTAACACATGCATATCAGATTTACTCttccttttttatatttgtggATTAATCAGTGGCCCATCCCTCCTTCTTTGAAGGAGAAATTAAATAATAAGTAGACAGTTTGAGGTGTTGCACAACTTTGACACCATGGATCAATTAGAATTCAAATTGTTTAAAGTGTACTGGATCAGTTTCCTCTTTACAAATGCCGTGGGTGTCACCAGCTGAATCGCATGTAAGGCATGACCTCTTATGTAACAGGTTTTGTTGGTTTGTAAGTCTTATCAtggttttgatttaaaacaaatggaCTTGCACGTTTAAGTTTTACTTTCTCACAAAGAGTAGGATTACTACAGAATTAGATTTACTGTCAGTTTAGCTTGGCAAATTCACTGGGAACATGAAAACCGCTAGCCTTGCCATGTCTGAAACTTTGAAATAACTTCTCCACTTAGCACTTTAAGCTATTATAAATGTTTTCAGAGTGGCAGTAAATGTACTTCTAAGGCTAGCTCTGTCTTGTGTTTAAGCTAACCTGATTAATAGTTTTCACGTCACAATAGTTTAACCACCCTCTAGTGGGCAAGTATAAATTCCTGCTGCTGCATGCCATGGAAAAGTTGGCAGTCTTGGTTTGTCGTTTATCTtatttaaccagttattttagCGTTTACATAAAAGATGGTGTGTGTCAAATGGATGTACCAACCAAGAAGGAGGCATGTACTGAATCCCATTTCTGACAGAAGCCCATAGAGAAGTAAACAACAGATTATTGCGGTTTAAAGCACAGGTTTTTCTACAGACAGTAGCCAAACAGACTCCACCCAATCCTGACATAAACATTGTCCTGATTTGATGAAAATATGAGTCTTCTGTAACGGTACTGCACTAAATCAGTGATTGAAagtgacagctgacagtgatcctgaTACTGCCATTAGCTAATGATgagtagctaatgttagcactcACCTATGCttcccaaacagcagcattattgaCCCAGACACATCAAGAATACATAGAGCTGCCTCTGCTTATGTAGGCCTCATCCTGGCAGGGGTATGAGAGGAAAGATCTCCACTACAGCAGACATATCGTTATGTAAACTTCACCAAAGTGAACTTCTGGTGAGGACTTTTCTGAGTTTATTGATTTACATAGAATCACAGCTGCTGTTAAAGGGCTCAGAGTGACCAATACTTGGACTTAAAGTCACAATGTTACAATGCATgtatgcttttatccaaagtgacaTCCAAAGTTGATGCTTTTCTGCAGTTGTCACTAGATGTAAATGTGCAGCATTTTGAAGGGATGGGAATTTAGGATGTTGTTTAGTAGTCAGTAGTAGCTCCCACTGTCTTAAACTCCTTCTGCCCTCCTGGCCTCTGTGCCAGTCTCATGATTTGAAAGCTATGAATAGACTTCTAGGTTTAGCTCCACGATAAAGATGCACACAAAGAGGGGAGTAAAGACACTTCTCAAAACTGTAAATTGTCCCTTGAATTTCTTGACCTTGCCCTGTTGTAGTTCCATTTTAGAGACCCATGACTCAAATACTTATGAACATTTATATTCCTAATCATTTGATGTATTGCCTTTTAATCTGTGTTCACTTTGTAAAGCTATCATCATGTAAAACTGTCTCTCGCCTTTTGCTTGtactgtctgttttttctcttattCTGACACAAATATccatgattttgttttgttttgttttttccccctttttttttttttgcttaatttaCTTTTGGACTTCATGTCACATTTACACAGCACATTAATTCCTGATTGTTGGGTAAAAGCTTTTGTTAACTTACTATTTTTGAATGTATATAAAACTGCGGGGAGGAAGATTTACCTGGGCCATGTTGTTTGCAGTTATGGAAATGCAATCAACATTGCAGCATTCTGGGAAAAGTCTAAATTTATGATTCCTGAAACCAAAACTTTTGGCACCGTTTCCTAAACAGAAATGTGTTTCTGAATGTCTTTGTGAAATTGGGAATGTAGAGAATTTGAAGAATGCAATAAAGATATATAAatggtaagaaaaaaacatggcattACTGGTGTGAATTGGTTTCCTCATTCTTGACGTTTCTTACCTCACTGCGATCATGCAGGACCGACTGGTTCTTCAGGTTTTAGTGCTCCACAGCGTGGAGACTGAGCTGGTTTTGGCTcgaaagcaatgtctgatttcatGTTTCAGCAAAGAACACTTTGAAGCACCAGGAAATCTGCTATTTCGGCACGTTTGTGGTTTGGACTCATTATGACTGATGATGAGACAGACCCGctatttttactcctttatgGAAtagatccagctttaactgctGCACATGAGTTTTACTCATAATGATATGTGTTTCAAAACTTCTCCCTTGGCTCttactttatctttttttgccaAGAATCATGAAAATCCGTTCAGTAGTGTAATTCTTCTGACaggtaaacacaaacaaaaaaagaacttCTTAAAGCGGTCATAGTTCAGGTATCATGAATGGCGGTCTGTCTTTTGGGATTCGAAGCCATGGATAgttcaaaaagtgtcaaatttgtcatgttcaagaatgAACCAACTTCTTTAACAttataaaatgataattttttgACCATCTAGAAGATTTGGCCATATTTGCCCTTCTTTAAATTAATGCAGCCCTTTTAAAGTCCCCTGTAGGCCTTTTTAACTTGCAACTACCTAATAAACTAAGCTTCTAACTTTATCATGTACtatatatttcagatttttttgtcccaAAAAGGACAATCTATTGCTTTTCACAGTTATCTGTCTTAGTAACAAAACATCTCTGGAATGTCTTGAGAACAAGTTAGTCTCAGTGACAATTTCACTTCTAGTTCtagagttttatttatttattctttttttttttttaccattttcaacaAGTTTTCTTTTACAAATTCTACTATATTGTTCAAGTGTAACCATGTGATTCAGCTTAACCAGTGACTCATTATGTGAGTTGTAATACAGGTGTGGTTAGTTCCTATGGCATATGGTATTCAATTAAGCCTCACCTCATGCAATGTCAGTCATCCTTGACATTTTTTCTACTCTCAGGGACACTTCCCCCGGGGTGAAGACAAAGACACACGACTTGAacccccccctttttttcttccctCCCATCACCTGTCTCCAGCTATAAAAGTCTGGCCTCACCAAACAGGATCCTCAGTTTTTAACTTCTTACTGAACCCCATCACTCGGGGCCcaaggatttttttgtgttttagtcAAGAGACCAGGAACCAAACCGACACATCAGAATGGGAAAGGTCCTAATAGGAGTCCTTGTTGCAGTAGCATCTTTCATGCTGGGTAAGATGAGcaatattttttgattattaaGCAGTGAGATACGATTTATcactaaaaaggtaaaaagaatGGGATAAATAATAGTGATGAAACATCCTCAATTTATCCAGCGTTGTATTTAACAGTCAAggcattttaaaagtatttattgTGAATGAACTTTACCAGCATAAATGTTCATACTTTTATTAAAGGGATTTCTCTTGTAAAAGAGTCTTGAAAAAAGGCGGGAAATACTGGAATGACAAGGCTTTAAATTAGAAATTTCATATAAAAAATCCACAGGAAATAAATGTagattcattatttttttccttaccTATCATAATAGTTATTTCCTAGATTTAATACAATGTCAGATATGCTCAAGCAGGTACCTAGGATGTAAATCTTGTGTTTATaagacaaaacattttttttttgtctctaagAAGTCAGTTaacaactgaaaacaaaagCTATTTTTTTCCAGCTATTCTGATAGACTAAGCCATGTAAACCCAAATTTGAATTAATTAGACAAAAAAGCATAAATTCCCGGATGCTGGTCACTCCTGTTCTTGAAGCATGTGGGCCTCATGCTCCTGTTCTGGGCCACATGCTCCTTCCCTTCATGTCATTcgtcactctctctccccagttCTACCCTCAGTCCTTTCTGAATAAAGGCACAGAAGCCCAAAGGTAATTTTAGAAAGGTATAAATTTTGTCTCTGACtctgaaaatggtgaaaaatacaTTATAACAGTTATCATGATTGTATCTCTGAGATAGTAAATCCCTTAAAATCAGATGATGGTATCTTTCAGGATTGTCATGGCAAATCAGGACTATGTTTCTAGAAAGACATAAACCTGTTATTTCAATTACTCATTCATATTCTGAGTCTAAAAACTCCTTTAATCAAAAAACAGGGTGCCGGCAAAAATCTCAGTCcaatatttctacattttaggCAGTAAATCTTCAACTTTAAATGACTTTAGAAGCAGTGATGAATGTTAACTCTATGGGGTTTAGTCAGAATCAAAACGCACTGTAAGCAATCTCAGACACTTAGATTAAACTGAACATTAGACTCATTAAGACCAATAGGAGGATTGCTTATTGAAATGTCCCTCTTAGTTTGATTGTTTATTAAACCTGGGTGGGGCTTAGCAGCAGCTTTGGTTTTCAGCACAGCTCAGGGTGTGGTGGGATTTACAATCTCCAAAACAATGTTCACCAAACAGGAAAGATCTGGCAGAAGGTCAAAATGAAAGGCCAAGGAAAGACTAAGAGATAGAAATATCAATGCATAATAATAATACGATATATAAGTAAGTGTATTACAGGACAGCATCAGGCTGAATGAGCACACCACACGTTTGATGACCACAACTGGATTTAATATCGCAcaattttttctttgatatatttttttatttgtatgagGGCAAGCCTAGAAAACATCTTCTGGAAACAGGCATCATTTCATGATCTTCATTGTTGTCTCATTTTGTGTTTCAGCTGAGTCCCTGATCTGCAACAAGTGTAGCTTCAGTCTGGGTGGTTTCTGCCTCAGCAATACAGAGGAGACATGCTCAACCAACACGAGTGTCTGCTTCACCGGCAAAGCCAGTAAGTCACTACTTAACAGATGAAAAAACTCACATCCAAACATTACTCAACAGCCATTACTGGACTAAAATCACCCCCAAATACTAACACCTAGCTACATTCACACAAAACAGGTTCGAACTAATCTGCTAAACCAGTATTCGGTAGGATATCCATGTTTGATATCTGAGCATTTAAAggagaaaatgtgcagaaaagttCTCCTTTACTTGTCCAACATTCTATAGCATAAGAGACGATAGTGTGGTGCAAGTTTTCCTAACAAATTATAACCTTTCTCTTCTTGTTTGTGAGTTTAATAAACTCTGATCAGAGAGAAAGGAAGGGAACCAGCTAATTAAGTTATGGAGTTTTGAATGTGGAATCTGTATTTATATAACAATCATATAAACATGCCCAGGTACAGTTTATAATTTCATTACAATATTTTTGTCCAGTCTtgcaacaaaaaagagaaaaaaaagtaagaaaaagaaaCTATAACATTAGGAACCAGATTCTGTAAACTGAACAAAGATATACAAAATGTTTCACACTTTCTAACACAGCCTTTTTCTCCCCAGCTTTCCCTGCAATCTCATCCTCCTTTGGCTTCAACAATCAGGGCTGCCGGGAGCCAGCTGGCTGCAATGCAACAACCAACGGCTCCTTAATTTTTGTGTCTTACCAGATCACAGTTGAATGCTGCTCTACAGACAAGTGCAACCCGGTCCAGCTCAGCGGGGCTCCATCCACCAAGATGACCTTCACTGCTGCGATCAGTGCAGCCATGCTGGCCACCATGTTTGGAAGCATGATGTAAAACACCTGAGGCACAATCAAAACATCAGTGCCCAGCTCCTGAAACCCAGTCTTACTACAATTAATGATACCAAGCAGAGTCTGAATGAGACCATAAGCACTATCCAACAGAAATGCTTTCGGTCATAtgagtttattttcattctcaTATGCTATAACACCCTTTAACCTTTCATAACTTTAGTTCTGTCATGTCAGGATTTAGTTTATTGATAACAAGCTACACTGAACCCAAAACTATAGTGTGCAGGAAGTTGATCAATGGCATGTTTCAGGGAAACGTTGAGTTCGTAAATCTTCCAActgttgttttgctttgtttttgtaatccgatttatttatccttttaaCTACTTTGAGTCTTGTTGAACAAAACAATGATGTGaaataaagatttgttttttttttgaaaaatagcttctgctgctctctttaaatttaacatagaaagctaataaaacatACAGGATGTCCCAAATTACATATTTGTGTATGAACCAAATATTTTAAGTGCATAAGTGTGCAAAGTGCATTTACACAGAGAAGTATTCTAAAAAGGTCTGAGAATTTCACGATGGACACTTTGCACCCTCAGTGAATGCCATGTTAGTGATAACATAACAACATAACACTATAACCACtataagaggctagctgagcacctgtaacatacaaaaaaaattctcattttgtcacaaacatgctttttaatTGAAAGGTTGATGAGCTAATCACCGAATACACCTTAAAGGGTAAGAGACTGAGATGATGCAATGTTCATAAATGAGCCTGTGCTACAAAATTACTCTCTTATGTTAGCAGCGGTAGCTAGCTCCAGTTGAGTAACAGTTGTTATTCTTCCTTCTTTTCCAGCTCTTTAATCCACCTTTAAAAaaccaaactggtaccaaataaagagccGTTCAGGAGCTGAACAACCCGATCTACTGAGCTGACCCAAATGATCTGGATGTCTGAAAAGAAACAGATACCCTGTTACCcgtccttttttttctttatttttgcctttactgTTTCTCcgtatttaaattttttttttccttaatatttcTCCCCTTtagggacacaaaagtagctttaGAATTAAGAATATTTCAATTTCACACTgtgaatgcttggcatagtcataaaatgatcaaaacatgGCCAatttggtagcatttctctatATAGAAATCTGTGATTGCCCCCCTGAGGGCTGTTCTAAGCTGCTGTGTGAAATCA comes from Cheilinus undulatus linkage group 16, ASM1832078v1, whole genome shotgun sequence and encodes:
- the spaca4l gene encoding sperm acrosome membrane-associated protein 4 is translated as MNRIILQIFAVGFCFAVGHALQCYKCSLGFWNVCITSKTTCESGEQCFSGIGTAAGFVNISMKGCLKLAECNTTKDVTFPGSDPNSTSVYSMTKTCCNTELCNTAPGLPGSSGLSLTLATVTALFVANVLV